In the Dyella humicola genome, GCTGAGCTTCCGCTGCAGGGTACGGCGATGCATGCCGAGTCGACGGGCGGTTTCGGAGATGTTGCCGTCGCATTCGGTCAGCACGCGCTGGATGTGCTCCCACTCGAGGCGACGCAGGGCCAGCGGCGCTTCCGGCGCATCGACCAGCTCGTCGTCGCCTGTGCTGGTGTCGCCGTCGAGCAAGGCGCGTACCACGGCATCGGCATCGACCGGCTTGGAAAGATAGTCGTGGGCGCCGCGCTTGATCGCTTCCACCGCGGTGGCGATGGAAGCATAGCCGGTGAGCAGGAGGACACGGATTTCCGGCACCAGGGCCTGCAGCTCGGGGATCAGGCGCAGGCCGTTCTCGTCGCCAAGCTTCAGGTCGAGCACGCAGTAGCGAGGCTGATGACGCCGGGCGAGGGCGCGCGCTTCGTCAGCGTTGCTGGCGGTGATCACCTCGAATCCGCGCGAGCCCAGCGCACGCGCAAGGACGCGGGCGAACGTAGCGTCGTCGTCAATGATCAATAGCTGTTGGTCGCTCATCGAATGCTCCATCGGCCCGCGGCCGCAGATGCTCATTGTTGCCGGATGCGACAACGCATGCACCTGTGATCATCCGCCCCTGTGGCTATCTGCCGCAGTTTTCAGGACGCGGCGATCACGGATAGAGGCAAACGGAGACACATTTGTGCGCCGTTCTCCGTGTTGTTTGTAGTCAATTCACCCTCGAGCCGCTCAGCGGTGGCCTCAGCCAGGGCCAGGCCTATACCTAGTCCGGTCATTTTGTGAGATTGGCCGAGTACAGACAATTCGCCGGTAGGGGTGAAGCCAGGACCATGGTCGCTCACGATCAGCTCAAGCCAGCCGCCGTCGCGGTGTACGGTCAGCGCGACGACTTGCGACTGGTTCAGCGCCGAGGCGTCGGCCGCGTTGTTGAGCAGGTTGAGCAGGGCATGGCGCAGGCCCGGTGGCGTGCGCAGCACGATGTGTTTCGCATCGTCGGCGACCGTCAATTGCAAATCAGCTTCGGGTCGCAGTAGCTGGAAGCGCTCCTGGCATCCATGGATGAAATGGGTGAGCGTGAGTTGCTCGGGCTCCTGCGAGAGCTGGGCTTTGCCGAAGGCCACCATTTCGCGAAGTATCGTGCGGCAACGGTCCACCTGGCCTTCCAGCAGGGCGAGATCCTCGCCCAAGGGCGCATCGCCGGCATGCTCGCGACGCAGTTCCGGCAGCAGCGTGCGCATGGTCGATAGCGGCGTATTGAGTTCGTGAGCTGCACCGGCGGCCTGGGTGGCGATGGCAAGAATGCCTTCGTCACGCAGGGCGCGTTCCCGCACGCGCTGCACCTCCATCTGCTGCAAGCGCACCGCGCGCGCCAGTCGATTGATGAAGAAGCCGAGCAACAGGGCGGTAATCACGAAATTCACGCCCATGCCCACCACATGGAGCGAGAAACCTCCTGCTGTTGCCCCGTGCAACGGCGCGGGCAAGGGCACATACCAGAACAGCAGCACGAGGTAGGCGATGCCAGCGAGCGCGGCCACCATGAACACCGCGCCCACGGGCAGGGCCGCGGCGCTGAGCGCGATGGGCATCAACAGCAGGGTGATGAATGGATTGCTGGCGCCGCCGGTGAAATACAGCAGGTAGCCCAGAACCAGCGTGTCGAAGGCGACATGCAGAATGGTTTCCCATTGCCGGATCGGCCATGGCTGGGTCAATCGCCATGCGGCGAACACGGCGAACACGGCGAGCAGCCCAATCCCGACCATCAGCGGAATCAGCGGGATGTCCAGCTTCATCCATAGCGCGCAGACGAGTACGGCGGCGCTTTGGCCTGCGATAGCGCAAATGCGCAGCCAGGCGAGGCTGCGGGTGAGTGCGTGTGGACCGATGCGCTGCTGCGAAGTGGGACGTTTCATGGGGGAAATACTAGCCGCTTTGCCCCCTCTCCCTGCTCGGCAAGGATGCTGGCGAGGACTTCACTGGCTGCGCGGCTCGTTGCCCTCCCCCGAGCGAGGGAGGGCAACGGCGGCGATTTACACTTCTTCGCTATGTACAGCCGGCAGCGGCGTGTGCGATTCCGCGTGACTGCGCGAAAGGCGGCTCATCAGCGGCAGCATGATCACCGCAATGACGGTGCAGGCAATGCCCACGAAGCCGAGCTTGTTGAACAGGCTGATGTAGATGTTCAGTGACTCGACGGGATCCTTGATGTTCTCCGGCATGCTGGCGAGGTTTGCAACCACGCTACCGAGATACTGCGAGATACCTACGGCGACGTAGTAGCCGCCCATCATGAAGCCGCCCATGCGCGCGGGTACATAGCGGGCAATCATGGCCAGGCCCAGGCCACTGACCAGTAGCTCACCCAGCGAGTACAGGCCGTAACCCCAGACCATGGTCCACGAAGACACCTGGCCGTTGACCGCATTCAGCGCGCCTATGCCGTACATGAAGAAACCCAGCGCCACCGCGGCAAAACCCAGCGCGAATTTGACCGCGACCGAGGGATCCTTGCCAAGGCGGCCGAGCGAGTTGTAGATGAGCACCAGCACGGGGCTGAGGAGCACGATCCAGATCGCGTTGAGGTTCTGGTACTGCTCCGGAATCCAGTTGAACAGGTGGACGCCGAAGATATCGAACGAGAGGTTGACGTTGTTCTGCGCGAACAGGTTCAGCGAGGTCGCCATCTGCGCATAGAAGATAAAGAAGAAGATCGTCTGCACGGTCAGCACCAGCGCGGCGATCAGGCCAGCGCGTTCGCTCTTCTCGCTGCTGCGGATCAGGTGCACGAAGATGCCCAGGATCACCAGGCCCGCCAGGTACACGCAGATCTTGGCTGCCAGCAGGCTTTGCAGGATGAAGGCCGCGATGAACACCATCGCCAGCGATGCACCGAACAGGGCAAGCACGAGTCCCGGTTTGACCGGCTGTTCGTCGGCGGGAGAGCCGATGTGCGCCAACGTGCGACGCATCAGCGAGTAGTTGATCAGGCCGAGCAGCAGACCGATGGCACAGGCACCGAAGGCGGTGTGCCAGCCCATCGCATCGCCGAAACGCTCGCCGACGTAATTGCGGATCAACGGCGTAGCGGTCATCGAAACCATCGAGCCGATGTTGACCGCCATGTAGTAGATGGTGAATGCGCTGTCGATCCGAACGTCGTCGCCTTCGTAGATCTTGCGCACCAGGTTACCGGCGTTGGGCTTGAAGAAGCCGTTACCGACGATGATCACACCGAGTGCGCAGTACAGCAGGGTGGGATTGTTGGAGGGAATCCACAACATGGCGTAGCCCAGCGTCAGCACCACGGCGCCGGTGACCATGGTGCGGCGCGTGCCGATGAGCTTGTCGCCCACCCAGCCACCAATCGCGGGGGTCGCGTAGATCAGTGCGGCGGCCGCGCCCCAAACCAGGTTGGCCTTGCTGTCGATGAAGCCGAGCTTCTTCATCATGTAGGTGACCATCAACACCTGCATGCCGTAGAAGCCGAAGCGCTCCCACATCTCGATCAGGAAGACGGTGCTGAAGGCGCGGTTCTGGGAGACAGGTGGATTCTGGGTTGCCATTCAATTGTCCGTACACGGTTCATACAACGACCGCAGGGCGGTCGGCTCGTGCAACCCGGAACAGGGTCACAAAGTGCGGGAGGGTAACCCATCTGTCATTCAGGCCACGTTGCACCGCCGCACGCAGGAATCTGCGATCTGGCGCGTAAAGGCCAGCTGCGGCATTATTCGCGCCCTGTGTCCGCCGTCTGTGGTTACGGCGTTGCCGCCGGCACAAACCGCATTCTCGAGAGGAAACACGTTCATCATGGCCGCAACCGGTTTTCGTGGGCCCAGGCAGATCTGGAATGCCCTCAAGTGGTCGATGAAGGGTCTGCAGGCGGGCTGGCGCCACGAGGCATCGTTCCGGATGGAAGTGTGCCTGGCCGTGGTGCTGGTGCCGCTGGGGCTGTGGCTGGGCAACGGCCCGCTAGAGAAGATCGCACTGATCCTGTCGCCGATTCTGGTGCTTTCCGCCGAACTGCTGAATTCCGCCGTCGAAGCCGTGGTGGACAAGGTCAGCCCGGAATTCCACGAACTGGCCGGGCGTGCCAAGGACATGGGTTCGGCGGCGGTGTTTTTGCTGCTGATGCTGACCGCCTTGAGCTGGGGCCTGATCCTGGCACCGCGCTGGTTGCCCTGATGCGCTTCGCGCCCGCACCAAGTGCGCGACCCAGGCGTGATGGAGTCACCGCTTCGTAGGCTTTTCACTCGGGCCATCCCTGGCCCTTGCCCTGCGGGCAGCAAGCGCTGCGCAAACCGGCAGTTCTGCCGGTTTGTCGCGCACTGGCGCGCTCCTGCAAAAGGGAGCGCACGTTGCGTCGGGTGCGGTGGGGTGCTGCAATGGTGCTTCCACCGGATGGGAGCAGACTCATGAAACTTCTTCGTACCCTTGCGTTGCTGTTGGTCGTGGCTGGCCTTTCAGGTTGCGGCTACAACGCCATTCAGCGGCAGGACGAGGCGGTCAAGGCGGCCTGGTCCGAGGTGATCAACCAGTATCAGCGCCGTGCGGACCTGGTGCCCAACCTGGTCAATACTGTGAAAGGCTATGCCCAGCACGAAGAAAAAGTGCTGACCGAGGTGACCAATGCTCGTGCCAGGGTCGGCACCATGCAGCTGTCGCCCGATGCGCTCAACGACCCGCAGAAATTGCAGCAGTTCCAGCAGGCGCAGGGGCAGCTTTCCAGCGCGTTGTCGCGGCTGATGGTGGTCAGCGAGAACTACCCGCAGCTCAAGGCTGACGGCTTGTTCCAGAACCTGCAGGCGCAGCTCGAAGGCACCGAGAACCGCATCACTGTGGCGCGCAATCGCTACGTGCAGGCGGTGCAGACCTACAACTCGATGATCCGCACGTTCCCGAACAATCTCACCGCCAAGATCTTCGGCTACCAGGTGAAGCCGAACTTTACGGTGGAGAACGAGAAGGCCATCTCCACGGCACCGACGGTCGATTTCGGCGGCAGCACGCCGGCGCCTGCCACTTCGGCACACTGAGATGTCACGGCGCCTGACGCGCCTGTTGCTGGTGCTGGCGATAGCGCTGCTGTCGCCAGTCTGGCTGCATGCCCAAGACCAGGCCCCCAAGCTCACCCGGCATGTGACCGATCTCACCGGCACCTTGAGTGCAGAGCAGGTTAACCAGCTTGATGCCCAGCTGGTGGCGCTGGAAAAGAGCAAGGGTGCGCAGCTGGTCGTGCTGATGGTGCCGTCCACGCAGCCACAGGACATCGCGGAATTTTCATTGGCGGTGGCCGAGGCCAACAAGATCGGGCGCAAGGGTACCGATGACGGCTTGCTGCTGCTGGTGGCCAAGAACGACCGCCGCGTGCGCATGGAAGTCGGCTACGGCTTGGAAGGGGCGATACCGGATGCGGCCACGGCGCGTATCATCCGCGAATACATCGCGCCGAAATTTCGCGTCAACGACTATTACGGCGGTATCAACGATGCGCTCGGCGCCTTGACCCTGCTGGTCAACGGTGAGGCCTTGCCGCCGCCGGTGGAGAGCGCCAATCGCGAACGGCATGGTTTCAATTTCGGCAATGTCCTGCTGATCGGCGTCTTCGGCGCCTTCTTCCTGCGTGGCGTCCTCGGACGCTCCGCCGTCTGGGTCCGTACACCACTTGGCGCGGTGATCATTGGCGGCTTGCTGTGGCTGCTCGCCGCCTCCTTGGGTGCCGGCATCATGGGCGCACTGATTGGTGGCGTGCTGATGCTGTTGCCAGCTGGCGCCGGCCGCTCGATTGGCGGCGGCGGCTGGGGCGGGTTCGGTGGTGGCGGCTTTGGTGGCTGGGGCGGCGGCGGTGGCTTCGGCGGTGGAAGTGGCGGTGGTGGCTTCAGTGGTGGCGGCGGCAGTTTCGGTGGTGGTGGTTCATCAGGGAGCTGGTGACATGGCGCGTACCCAACGTTTGCTGATGAACCTTTTCGATGGCTGGTTCCAGCTACGCCATCGTTTCCCCAAGACCCTGCTCAATGAGATGACTCGTGCGATCGCCGATGGCGAGCGTGGGCATCGCGGTGAAATCTGCTTCGCCATCGAATCGCGGCTTGCGCCACTGGCTGTGCTGGAAGGCCATGACGCCTATCGGCGGGCCCGTCAGGTGTTCGCCCAGCTGCATGTATGGGATACCGAGCACAACAGCGGCGTGCTGTTCTACGTGCTGATGGCGGAACACCGTATCGTGATCATTGCCGATCGTGGCATTGCGGCCGCAGTCACCCAGGTCGAGTGGGATGGGATACGCGATCACATGCGTGCATGCTTTGCGCGTGGCGCGTGGCGCGAGGGTTGCCTCGAAGGCATTGCCGAAGCACATGCGCTGCTCAATCGGCATTTTCCCGGCAACGACAAGACGCAGCCGGACGAACTGCCGGATCGTCCCGTCATTCTCTAGGTTCTCGTCGCGCGTCAGCTTCGCCGTTGTGGGTGCGCCTCGGTGTGGCCTTTGATCCCACGTGTTGCTGGGCGATTTCGCGATAAAAAAAAGGCGGGCCCGAAGGCCCGCCTGATCTGGAAGTCCGGCTCTTTCGAGCTTAGAACTTCTGGTTGTACGACACGTACCAGAAACGGTCGATGTCGAACGCCGGGTTGTACGGCGCGCTGCCGGTGCCCGAGGTGGTGACGGAGTAGTAGAACGGACCCTTCTTGTTGAAGATGTTGTTCACACCGACCGTGAAGGTGCCCTTCCACGGAGCCGTGTAGTGGAACTGCGCGTCGTTGAACGCCACCGAGCCCTTCTGGCTCATGCCGGTCATGCCCCACCAGGGGTTGGTGTAGTCCGGCGAGCTGCACTCGATCGTGGCCGTGTAGCACTGGTCCTTCAGGCCCGAGTAGTAGCGGATCGTCCAGCTGGCGCCAAAGGCCTTGTAGGCCCAATCCACCTGCAGGTTTGAACGCAGACGGTACAGACCGTCTTCGCCCGTTCCGCCACTCGTGCCACCGGACATGAAGCCGACCGGGTTCTGGGGGATGGCACCCGGGCCGCTAACGACCTCGTACTTGGACAAGTAAGTGCTGTCCGAGGCGATGCGGAAGGTACCGATCGCAGTCTCCGGCAGACGGTAGTGGATACCGAAATCGTAGCCTTCGGTCTTCAGCGTGCCCAGGTTTGCCAGGCTCTCGTTGAGCGTGTTGACCGAGCCGGTCACCAGGCTGGACGTGTTGTTGCTGGCGCGCGTGAAACGATTGCAGAAGGACGGATCGTTCTGCACGTAGCAATAGCTAAGAATCTGCTGCGCGTCGACCGACGAGATGATGTTCTTCACGTAGATGTTGTAGTAGTCGACGGTGAAGTCCAGGCCGGACACCTGGTGCGGGCTATAGACCAGGCCCAGCGTACGGGTGATCGACGTCTCCGGCTGCAGGTTCGCGTTGGAGCCCGACAAGAAGGCTACCGGGGTCTGACCACCGCTGGTGCTGGTGATCTGGGCGCCGGTCTGGTCGATCTGGCGATAGTTCGCCGGCACGCCAGTGGCTGCGCAACGCTGCGCGACGCCCGCGTTGGTCGCGGCGGCGCCGAACTTGGAATCGCACGGATCCAGGAACGTCTCGAAGCTCTGGCCGGTACCACCGTAAAGATCGTCGATGGTCGGTGCACGGAAGCCTTCAGCGTAGGTACCGCGAACCAGCAGGTCCGCGAACGGACGCCAGCG is a window encoding:
- a CDS encoding response regulator transcription factor; amino-acid sequence: MSDQQLLIIDDDATFARVLARALGSRGFEVITASNADEARALARRHQPRYCVLDLKLGDENGLRLIPELQALVPEIRVLLLTGYASIATAVEAIKRGAHDYLSKPVDADAVVRALLDGDTSTGDDELVDAPEAPLALRRLEWEHIQRVLTECDGNISETARRLGMHRRTLQRKLSKHPVRERPDSDD
- a CDS encoding ATP-binding protein, which produces MKRPTSQQRIGPHALTRSLAWLRICAIAGQSAAVLVCALWMKLDIPLIPLMVGIGLLAVFAVFAAWRLTQPWPIRQWETILHVAFDTLVLGYLLYFTGGASNPFITLLLMPIALSAAALPVGAVFMVAALAGIAYLVLLFWYVPLPAPLHGATAGGFSLHVVGMGVNFVITALLLGFFINRLARAVRLQQMEVQRVRERALRDEGILAIATQAAGAAHELNTPLSTMRTLLPELRREHAGDAPLGEDLALLEGQVDRCRTILREMVAFGKAQLSQEPEQLTLTHFIHGCQERFQLLRPEADLQLTVADDAKHIVLRTPPGLRHALLNLLNNAADASALNQSQVVALTVHRDGGWLELIVSDHGPGFTPTGELSVLGQSHKMTGLGIGLALAEATAERLEGELTTNNTENGAQMCLRLPLSVIAAS
- a CDS encoding peptide MFS transporter, with protein sequence MATQNPPVSQNRAFSTVFLIEMWERFGFYGMQVLMVTYMMKKLGFIDSKANLVWGAAAALIYATPAIGGWVGDKLIGTRRTMVTGAVVLTLGYAMLWIPSNNPTLLYCALGVIIVGNGFFKPNAGNLVRKIYEGDDVRIDSAFTIYYMAVNIGSMVSMTATPLIRNYVGERFGDAMGWHTAFGACAIGLLLGLINYSLMRRTLAHIGSPADEQPVKPGLVLALFGASLAMVFIAAFILQSLLAAKICVYLAGLVILGIFVHLIRSSEKSERAGLIAALVLTVQTIFFFIFYAQMATSLNLFAQNNVNLSFDIFGVHLFNWIPEQYQNLNAIWIVLLSPVLVLIYNSLGRLGKDPSVAVKFALGFAAVALGFFMYGIGALNAVNGQVSSWTMVWGYGLYSLGELLVSGLGLAMIARYVPARMGGFMMGGYYVAVGISQYLGSVVANLASMPENIKDPVESLNIYISLFNKLGFVGIACTVIAVIMLPLMSRLSRSHAESHTPLPAVHSEEV
- a CDS encoding diacylglycerol kinase — its product is MAATGFRGPRQIWNALKWSMKGLQAGWRHEASFRMEVCLAVVLVPLGLWLGNGPLEKIALILSPILVLSAELLNSAVEAVVDKVSPEFHELAGRAKDMGSAAVFLLLMLTALSWGLILAPRWLP
- a CDS encoding LemA family protein — encoded protein: MKLLRTLALLLVVAGLSGCGYNAIQRQDEAVKAAWSEVINQYQRRADLVPNLVNTVKGYAQHEEKVLTEVTNARARVGTMQLSPDALNDPQKLQQFQQAQGQLSSALSRLMVVSENYPQLKADGLFQNLQAQLEGTENRITVARNRYVQAVQTYNSMIRTFPNNLTAKIFGYQVKPNFTVENEKAISTAPTVDFGGSTPAPATSAH
- a CDS encoding TPM domain-containing protein; translated protein: MSRRLTRLLLVLAIALLSPVWLHAQDQAPKLTRHVTDLTGTLSAEQVNQLDAQLVALEKSKGAQLVVLMVPSTQPQDIAEFSLAVAEANKIGRKGTDDGLLLLVAKNDRRVRMEVGYGLEGAIPDAATARIIREYIAPKFRVNDYYGGINDALGALTLLVNGEALPPPVESANRERHGFNFGNVLLIGVFGAFFLRGVLGRSAVWVRTPLGAVIIGGLLWLLAASLGAGIMGALIGGVLMLLPAGAGRSIGGGGWGGFGGGGFGGWGGGGGFGGGSGGGGFSGGGGSFGGGGSSGSW
- a CDS encoding TPM domain-containing protein, which translates into the protein MARTQRLLMNLFDGWFQLRHRFPKTLLNEMTRAIADGERGHRGEICFAIESRLAPLAVLEGHDAYRRARQVFAQLHVWDTEHNSGVLFYVLMAEHRIVIIADRGIAAAVTQVEWDGIRDHMRACFARGAWREGCLEGIAEAHALLNRHFPGNDKTQPDELPDRPVIL